From a single Flavobacterium sp. genomic region:
- a CDS encoding T9SS type B sorting domain-containing protein — MLRIFFVIIFFNFTQLGFTQLSNKHWIPPLHSRDANVVNDHYIYLSTPSPTPFQVTITSGNGIPLNGSPFTISQGNPQQIFIGNGQNSLMFRPLDDVNIIRNNFGLILEGNKDFYVSFRVRSTNHAEMLVSKGKSGTGTNFRVGSLPQNSEGAARNFVASIMATEDNTIVAVSDYDTDVVFASSTGNITSDTQNFVLNSGESVILSGYTDTPANLTGFIGANITSDKPIAVNTGNALAGMMSAFDGQDFNLDQIVPVEKVGNEYVVVKGNGSDNTERPLVIATEDNTNIYINDSTTPITNLNAGDYYLAPTSFYQGTNNQNMYIKSDKPVYLYQIIAGDISDATSGLNFIPPLSCYWQKSVDLIPSINSIGFTQYTGEIIAVTHSGSIVLVNNVPTSALPQAVLGNNEWVTYRISNTVGDVKIESDGPLAVGVFGASGFAGYGGYYSGFGSIPEDTNVSICSNESIDLFDAIIGNPLPNGTWTPSLSSGNGIFNGAIDPPGNYDYSFNITCGGINIPVTVTVTVAVFQAVSAGDNASVTKCINDTPFHLFPLLGSSAQTGGSWSPNLNSGTDEFNPAIDLPGIYKYTLPAIGVCPPVTSEISVTINPIPNVFPISALEECDNTIDGNDANGFTTFNLSSKDAEIIGSQTGIAVSYHLDPIEASFGQNSITTIYTNDRIIYVRLTNITTGCFIITSFNLNVRPVPIINNNILLKQCDIDTDARTTFNLTQANLLISTDTSLTYTYHNSLAGADNNTDLVFDAVSFNAYNGDEVWVRITNSNGCFKTSKVILIVSATIIPQTYRYTINDVCDDYINATDPDGDGIGYFNLTEIEPALTNLFPSGQSYTFTYYLNQADAETEQNVITNITNFRNTVANNQLIWVRIESNLYDCAGLGPFLELIVNQLPDTNLGDDFVICIDPESGLGSRRINATPTTTGNYSYAWIPTNPSGNVPSFNVTAAGTYEVTVTNLDTSCTFTDSVNITLSSEPASIIAELITPAFSSDLASIQATAIGGFGIYEYSLNGLDWQSSPIFNNLSNGSYNIYVRDNKGCGLLLSNTIQTITYINYFTPNGDGYNDSWNIYLPIEYEAVITIYDRYGKLLKQISPETSGWDGIFNGELMPSTDYWFKVEYTEDNTRKEFKSHFSLKR; from the coding sequence ATGTTAAGGATTTTTTTTGTAATTATATTTTTTAATTTTACTCAATTAGGATTTACCCAATTAAGTAATAAACATTGGATTCCGCCTTTACATTCTAGAGATGCTAATGTTGTAAATGACCATTATATATATTTATCAACACCTTCACCTACACCATTTCAAGTAACTATTACTTCAGGAAATGGCATTCCATTAAACGGATCTCCTTTTACTATTTCACAAGGAAATCCGCAACAAATATTTATTGGAAATGGACAAAATTCACTTATGTTTCGCCCACTTGACGATGTGAATATTATAAGAAATAATTTCGGTTTGATACTAGAAGGGAATAAAGATTTTTATGTGAGTTTTAGAGTAAGATCTACAAATCATGCTGAAATGTTAGTTTCTAAAGGTAAATCTGGAACTGGAACAAATTTTAGAGTTGGAAGTTTGCCTCAAAATTCAGAAGGAGCGGCTAGAAATTTTGTTGCAAGTATAATGGCTACAGAAGACAATACAATTGTTGCTGTTTCTGATTACGATACAGATGTAGTATTTGCGTCAAGTACAGGGAATATAACATCTGACACTCAAAATTTTGTATTAAATAGTGGTGAAAGCGTTATTTTATCAGGCTATACTGATACACCTGCTAATTTAACTGGTTTTATTGGAGCTAACATCACATCTGACAAGCCTATTGCTGTAAATACAGGTAATGCATTAGCTGGTATGATGTCGGCTTTTGATGGTCAAGATTTTAATTTAGACCAAATTGTTCCTGTAGAAAAAGTTGGTAATGAATATGTTGTTGTAAAAGGAAATGGTAGTGATAATACAGAGCGTCCCTTAGTTATAGCAACAGAAGATAATACAAACATTTATATAAATGATTCAACAACACCTATAACAAATTTAAATGCAGGCGATTATTATTTGGCTCCTACCTCGTTTTATCAGGGCACAAATAATCAAAATATGTATATTAAAAGTGACAAACCTGTTTACCTATATCAAATTATCGCTGGTGACATAAGTGATGCTACTTCTGGATTAAATTTTATTCCGCCTCTAAGCTGTTATTGGCAAAAGAGTGTTGATTTAATACCAAGTATTAACTCTATTGGATTTACCCAATACACGGGTGAAATTATTGCCGTAACACATTCGGGTTCAATTGTTTTGGTAAATAACGTTCCAACATCAGCTTTACCACAAGCGGTTTTAGGAAATAATGAATGGGTGACTTATAGAATTTCCAATACTGTAGGTGATGTAAAAATAGAATCCGATGGCCCATTAGCAGTTGGTGTTTTTGGAGCAAGTGGTTTTGCAGGATATGGTGGCTATTATTCAGGGTTTGGAAGTATTCCTGAAGATACTAATGTTTCTATTTGTTCAAACGAGAGTATTGATTTATTTGATGCAATCATTGGAAATCCATTACCTAATGGGACTTGGACTCCTTCACTAAGTAGTGGAAACGGCATTTTTAATGGAGCCATTGACCCACCTGGAAATTATGACTATTCATTTAATATTACTTGTGGAGGAATTAATATTCCTGTTACTGTAACAGTTACAGTAGCAGTTTTTCAAGCTGTTTCTGCAGGAGATAATGCAAGTGTGACCAAATGTATTAACGATACACCTTTTCATTTATTCCCTTTATTAGGTTCTTCCGCACAAACTGGAGGAAGTTGGAGTCCTAATTTGAATTCAGGAACAGATGAGTTTAATCCAGCTATAGATTTACCTGGAATTTATAAATATACACTCCCTGCCATTGGGGTATGCCCTCCTGTAACTTCAGAAATAAGCGTCACTATTAACCCGATTCCTAATGTTTTTCCCATATCAGCATTAGAAGAATGTGACAATACAATTGATGGAAATGACGCAAATGGTTTTACTACTTTTAATTTATCTTCAAAAGATGCAGAGATTATAGGTTCACAGACTGGAATTGCTGTAAGTTATCATTTAGATCCTATCGAAGCTTCCTTTGGACAAAATAGTATAACTACAATTTACACTAATGATAGAATTATCTATGTTAGATTAACAAATATTACAACCGGATGTTTTATCATAACCTCATTTAATTTAAATGTAAGACCCGTTCCAATTATTAATAACAACATTTTATTAAAACAATGTGATATAGATACGGATGCAAGAACTACATTTAATTTAACACAAGCTAACTTGTTAATTTCAACAGACACAAGCTTAACGTATACCTACCATAATAGTTTAGCTGGAGCAGACAATAATACAGATTTAGTTTTTGATGCTGTTTCATTTAATGCTTATAACGGAGATGAAGTATGGGTAAGAATAACAAACTCAAATGGTTGTTTCAAAACATCAAAAGTAATTTTAATCGTTTCAGCTACAATAATTCCTCAAACGTATAGGTATACTATTAACGATGTTTGTGATGATTACATAAACGCAACTGATCCAGATGGAGATGGAATAGGATATTTTAATTTAACTGAAATTGAACCCGCATTAACCAATCTATTTCCTTCAGGACAATCGTATACATTTACCTACTATCTTAATCAAGCTGATGCAGAAACGGAACAAAATGTTATAACAAACATAACTAATTTCAGAAATACGGTTGCCAACAATCAACTCATTTGGGTTCGAATTGAAAGTAACCTTTATGATTGTGCAGGATTAGGTCCATTTTTAGAATTAATTGTTAATCAATTACCAGACACTAATTTAGGGGATGATTTTGTCATCTGTATTGATCCGGAGTCAGGATTGGGCTCACGAAGAATTAATGCTACTCCTACAACAACTGGTAATTACAGTTATGCTTGGATACCTACAAATCCTAGTGGTAATGTACCTTCTTTTAATGTAACTGCTGCAGGAACTTATGAAGTAACAGTTACAAATTTAGACACTTCATGTACGTTTACAGATTCAGTAAACATAACATTATCATCAGAACCAGCAAGCATAATTGCAGAATTAATAACCCCTGCTTTCTCATCTGATTTAGCATCAATACAAGCCACAGCAATTGGAGGATTTGGAATCTATGAATATAGTTTAAACGGATTAGATTGGCAATCTAGTCCAATATTCAATAATTTATCCAATGGAAGTTACAACATTTATGTAAGAGATAATAAGGGATGTGGTTTGCTTTTGTCTAATACGATTCAAACCATAACATATATCAATTATTTCACACCAAATGGTGATGGTTACAATGATAGTTGGAATATCTATCTACCTATTGAATATGAAGCTGTAATAACAATTTATGATCGATACGGTAAATTATTGAAGCAGATTAGTCCAGAAACTTCAGGTTGGGACGGTATCTTTAATGGTGAACTAATGCCTTCAACAGACTATTGGTTTAAAGTAGAATATACTGAAGATAACACCAGAAAAGAATTCAAATCGCATTTTAGTTTAAAAAGATAA